GGGGTAGTGGTGGGAGGTCCAGTTGGGGGTTGAAAGTTTGGGGTGGGGCCTGTTGAGGGTGTGGGCATATTTTTTGTTGGTATAGATTTTGGCAGGGGCGGAGCCGCTTTGTTCTTGGGGGGTAGGACTGGTTTTGGTTGCGAGGTGGGGGTTATTCTTGACGCTGTTTGTTGTGTTGGAGTTTGTTGTGTTGGAGTCCAAATGGGTTTGCTGCCTTAATTCagatgaatcatagaataatggcttaggttggaagggaccttcgagatcatctactccaacgtgcctgccatgggcagggacaccttcatCTGGACAGGGTTTCTCAGTCCTCTCCTGCCCATGCTCCTATAGGAGAAAGTTGGTCTTCTGAGCTGCATGAgtgcactgccagctcctgttgAGCTTCTTGTCatccaacacccccaagtcttTCTCTTCAGGGCTACTCTCAACCCCCTCTGTACCCAGCTTGGAACTGTGCCTGGGGCTGGCCTTGTCATCTTGtgttttaagaaactgaaaccAGATATGCACCAAACAGGACGATTCTTCTACCTCTAGAGCCATTTTATGTAGGGCACATTTTACCTCCGTGAAGAGAACGTTTCATAAATTTTTGGAAATAGAAGTCAGGGGCATAGTGTGCACATTTAGTAGCATGTATCTCTGAAATACAACGGTagtagtatatttttttttaacacctatcttttattgattttaattttgatcTATCCACTAATTGTACTTAAGTTATTACCTAAACTAACTATCGATAAAGTTATTACAAAGTTCTATCTATTTATCCACATCCCATGCGGAACCAGAGAACGAAGCGCTTCTtcctattcttttcttttttcttttccttctgtttttgtAATGGGGAAGTTTGGGCCGGAGGACTTAATTTCTCTGGATCCGATGGGTGACCAGGCTGTGTTTCATCCAACTCTTTGGCCTTCTGGTCAGCGTGGCTGATGTTTTCTCCTGTGGATGTTTCACGTAGCGGAGCAGTAACCAGAAGGTCTTGGGTGGTCACTGGGGAAGGCTGCTTTTTTGATCTTCTGCGCGCCCTTCTTCTCCGCTTCTTTTGAGTGCCTCCTGGCCCTAAGTTCATGGAATCCCCTGTGTGACAAGGCTGTGTTCCCTCTgaccctttttccttttgctcagtGTGGGTCACGTTTTCCTTTGCTGAGGTTCCACAAGCTGTATCAGGAACCACAAGGTCTTCAGTGGTCCCTGgcaaaggctgcttttttgccttcctgCGTGGCCTTCTCCTACGCTTCTTCTCAGTGCCTTGTGGACTTAATTTTTCCAAGTCCTCCGTGTGACCAGGCTGTGTGAGAGATGGAGAATGCTGCATTACTATCCATACCACCACCACTACTTTAGAGAAAGCCTTCCAGAAGATGAAAGAAGTTGTCAAGTAGACAGGAGAGCTCAAAGCTATGCAACTGAAGAATTGGTGAGCTGATCCCACTGCCATGGATCACCTTCCTGCTCAGGGGTGGTAGGATATTTCACTAGGGATGTAGGATATTTCACTatgcaaagcaaacacagagtTAGGATAAGGAAGTATGGATATCTTACATCAGCAAAGGAGTTGATACTCTCACTCTTGGACACAGCAGCCTTGTACAGATCCAACCTATCTTTCAGGGAGATTGTCTCCTGGAAATCCAGAGgggtgttatcagtcccaggagCACTCTCTTTAGGTTGTCCTCTTAGAGGTTTGCGAGAACCCGCTGTAAGTAGAAAGAAACATTGTATTTTCTATGAAGGAAACAGGTAGTTGTTCCAGATCTTGAAAGTGAAGCACTACAACTAAAACTTGACCAAAATTACAAACTCCATTTTAACCTTATTTCAAGATGTGACAAGTCATCTGTAAGCATCTGCAATTCAGCCACAGTGAATGTGGAGACAGGAGTTCAGAGTACtcctgaaaaagcagcattgGGCTACTAGCACtaggaaatttttctttgctttctacACTCATATGACTGTTGTAGAAGAATTCCCTGTGAccagaaaaattctttaaatttagagttaagatatttttctttcatgtttcagacaaaggggaaaaaataaattgtgttttgACCATGTTTCTTGTCTGTGATCAGAGACAAAGGTGGTTTCATATAAACTCAGAGGCTGgaagttcctcttgtcctggCAAGATTTTTTCCTACCGTACATGAAAATTTGGGCTGAATGAATGATACTGGATGAACGGCACTTCCATACTTTTTTGGGCAGGAAGGAATTTTAAGACTTCAGGAATCTAGATTTGGGagtgcaggcagaaaaaagtctttctggTAGGAGTGCCCCATCAAAAAGGTTAGGAGACCACTACCTTGGAGTAAAGCAAGACATGAGATCAGCATGGCAATGCTAACCTTCAGAGATCTTGCTGTGGTCATTTTTGGATGACATCTGTTCAAAGATTGCCCTCCCTCTTTTCACAGTCGACTCCTTCAGAGGACTGACAGAAGGGCTCCCAGGCTCACTCTTCACTTCTGATGAAAGTGAACTTCTCTCGCTTTCTGTTTCCTATCAGAAAGACATCAAGAGTATGTGTGTTAAAAGCTTTTGGTAGGAAACAGCAGTGGGGTTTGGTGGGAGAAAGGAAGTGGGAATTTGAAgaagacacagagaaaagggGGTGCTATTGTGAGAGAGGTTTTCCCCAGAATGCCATAGAATCAATTTCTGTAGGACGAGGAATTCTGTTATCTCTCATCCTTATTGCCTTTTATCTTCCCTCGGGAAGGTGAAGGGGGGAATTGACAgcaattctgtcctctggtttttgcTCTCTGGAAACCGCTAAAGCTGTGACACACGGTGAAAGACTTTTTAGCTCCAATAAAATTATTGAAGTTGCCCTACAGTTTTAAAGTGTTTGTAAATTGTTCCATTTGGGAATTCTTCTCTCAGACCATAGTGTCTAGTTTCTTCACCccaaaaaaataccaagcaaGCACAATTGCACACTGACTTACCTGACAGGTTGGCAGATAGTGCCAgataaaaaatactaaaagaacCTTGATTGATACCATTGTGGAATACAGGAAGTTACAGCACACTAATTATTACTATGCTGTTCCAAATTGTCCGCAGggtcagaggagaaggaggggagtGTGAGGCTGGGGAAACTGCCTTGCAGCCCTGGGCTCTATGTCAAGGCCACCTCAAGgtgtccctccagcccaggcacTTACCTTTTTAGCACCCAGGGCCTCAAAGCGGTTCCTCAGCTCCTTCACACTgacagggaagggctgggtgTGCTGAGGGCCATCTGGGTTCTTCTGGAGCCCgtctgccctgctgctccctgccgACACTCGGgccacagtgctgctgcagctgatgaTGTGCGGCAGACGGGCCCGTGGTGCTGGTGAGCGTGGGAGCACTGGGCCCGCTCTTGAAGCGGCAGCAGACTCCCATTTCTGCACAAGTAGCCCTACGGAGCCCTTGTGCAGGGGAAAGTCTGCCAGCTCCAGCGTGGCCTGCCAATAGAACATGTACCTGGGGTCAGAGACAGAGCTCTTGGTGGGGCAAAAAAAGAAGGGTTTCCGACCTGTGTAAGAAGGGACAGGCAACTCAGGGTAATCTCGTTTGGTAATACGGAGAGAAACTGAGGAAGGCGAAAGCCCATCTGGAACTGAACATGGCCACCGACATAAGAGGGCAATAAAGAAAGTTTCAAAGAGAGCCTGGGCCAGTCTCCATCCCTTACTGGATGCAGAGGGCAACATTGCaagcaaagaggaggaaaaggctgagatacttaatgctgcctctgcctccaTCTTTCATAGTCAGACCAGCTACCACCAGAGTGTTGAgcctcctgagctggaagataagGACGGAGAGCAGATGCTATTCTTAGTAAATGTTGCAAGGTTGCAGTGTTTTGAGGTAAATCACACTGGAGCACTAATTCTTGTGTCTTAGCAGGAAAATCAGTGCATTTTCCCATGGAATAAGAGACGACTAAAAAGTGCATTGCTCATATTCTTGGGACTTGAGGAAAgtcatgcttattttttttccttttatccccTCATTCTCACTTAATGCATGAGCAATATCAGGCTCCACACTACAGAGcccattaaaaaagaaaaaaaatcaaaaaaacccccactgaCTTGTATATTTGTAGGGAGTGTGTCTTACCGCGGTGTTCTTCTCAAttaagttttgttttgccaGCATTGCTGAGCTCACAGTCTGCCTGTTTAAAAGAAGACGAATTTTGTGTTAGaagtttgttcctttttctcttttcttcttcctgccccGTCCCCAAATCTTTAATGGTTTAGATTCATCTCTGGAAGCTTTTGGTctttttaactatttttcttATCAATACAATCACTATAGAACGAGTGCTAGCTTTCCAGTCTATGCTGTTTGTTGGCTACAACAAATGAATTCAAAGAAGgaaatccaaataaaattaagaattttaaatCGTAAAACTTGTAAAGTGCAGGTAACTTTGCAATTATTGAAGATAGTCCTatttgctggaaaagaaaaacaaacaaacaaacaaacagagaCCTGAGAATCTAATCCCAGATGCTAAGGAAACTGGATAGTTATTCAGTTCTGTCTTTTGCTTCAGAATCCCTGTAAGCAACACTCAGACCCTCTGTCAGCAGATGTAGATTACAGCAAGAGTGAATGTTTACAGACTATTTCTTGTAGCCCAGTTTAGAGTTGCAGAATGATTTTGCTTGGCAGGGATGTCTGTAGGTCCTCTATTTctacctcctttttttctgctcacatAGAGCTGTGTCTGTTCCCAACTTACATGTCTCCTCGTTTGCTAGGAGAGCCTTCAACCCACGTGTGTCTCGATGGCACGTCCGTAGGTAAAGACAGCAGGCAAGAGGCGCTGCCTTCTGAAGCAGACCCAGATGGATTCTGGTTGCTAGGCACGCTCCAAGTCCTCACAATCAAGCTGGCCTTCTAGAACTCTAGACCAGCCTATTAGCAGGTGGGGACAGAACCTGTTCTGTAACAggttttccccaaatgccctGGTGTCCTTAGGGACACAATTTTGTTATGACTCTTCACGAGGTCATAAAAGCCCCCAGATATGGGCAGCACCTCTTTTTCATTGCAATTGTCAACTACTTGCCTAACTTGAGATTCTCTCTAACATTCAGCGAGGCAGAAATGTTCTGCGAGCATTGGTGTGCCACGCgtggttttctttggttttaatttgttttcccttctcacTTTTAGTAATATTATGGAGACTTTTCTTTCGTTCAGGCTAATCGTCCTTCCCCAACTGAAAGTTTAAAGGACCCTTCAGCTAAGTACAGGGTACACTGGGGGTTCGCTCTGTCACCCGCTTTTGTGCCACGTGTTTTGTAACTTCAAAATGAGCTGAAATCATGAAAAACTGCAGGCCATGAAATGTACAAAACAACAACatgatttaaaatacttaaaaattctATACCCACCATCACCGCCCCCTTTGAAAGTATAACAACACTTATACTGGTATAAAACTTATTGTGCAACAAGTTGATCATTGATGACCCTGtacagagcaggagcagcatcaTTTGAGGCAGCTGTACTTTGATCATGTCTCCCAGACTTTGTCACGTGTGGCATGCAATCTGTACCAGATTTCcaatttcatacattttttgGTACcgtctgttttatttattggggaaataaaataaatttggcGTTCACAAAACCCTATTACAGAATACTTGGAAGTTTTCTCTTTACATAAAGTTTATGTTCAGCCTGGTTTTCCACCAGGGAGACAAATAGGGAAAATCCTAGTAAGGAAAGACTAGTCCTGTCAGTATGTCTTTAGCTCAAGGCATCACGTTGCCCAGCTAAGCCCTTCACAGGCTGGGATGTGCTCACTACCTGAGGGCTGTGGCCGGGAGAATGCCTTAGAGCACTTCTCCTCAGAATGTTTAGATGAAAATGTGGCCTCTGTAAGAgaacaaagcttttaaaagagaGTGAGACCCAAGGGATTAAGAGGCAATATTTTCAGGTTGATTTGGGAAGGTGTCTTCTGGTCCTCTAGTTCTACCTCGTTTTTATCCTGCTCACAAAGGGCTGTGTCTGTTCCCAACTTACATGTCTCCTCGTTGCCTCAGAGAGCCTTCAGCCCACGTGTGTCTCGATGGCACGTCCGTAGGTAAAGACAGCAGGCAAGAGGCACTGCCTTCTGAGGCAGACCCAGACGGATTCGAGGGCTGTGAGGTCACAATGGCACTTCCCAGTCCTCACAACCAAAGTGGCCTTCTAGAACTCTGGTTGTGTATTTGTGTGGCCAACAAGTGCCTTGCTAGGGCCATAGTCCAAAGTGGGCATCCAGAAGGTGgagatttttaaaggagaaaagccCTACCAGCTTCCCCAGAGTAGACTGGATCTGCAAGCCCTCCCCCTGCGTAGACACGGGTCTGCCATTTTACGGTGCCACCGTTTTGTTCTCCATCATAGCCCTTGTCTCTCCTGGTGACTGCTGGCAAGCGCGGccacccctgtccccacaggcaGCGGCACCTCAGGAGAGGAAGCCCCGGTGGCAGCACACAGGGAGGCCAAGGCTTTGGTCAGTGCCATTTCCCACGTGGCTTTGAGTGGTGCAGAAGGCATTTCCTATAgcaattgtttggtttttattgtaCATTTTCCAGCCAGAGtggactttttttaaaaaaaaccaataaaatcaAAGGAGAGTGTTGAAATGTGAAATCTGGTCTGAGTCTTTGTACAGGCATTGTTTGTCCACTTGTTACTCATAATGCAAACACGGTATTGCCACGTGACTActtgaaaaattgtatttagtTTCATATGAGAGagatgcagaaacagaaaaagaaatgcctgcAATATCTGTTATATGTTTTATTAATGAATAGGTAGTgtccatttttttgtatttctttcactAGGAAAATTCTGTCAtagaaggaaaatactgaaaattggTTATGTGTAGagtcttttcaagaaaaaaaagattataacTGTGTGCTCCTGTAATTAGGTACCCTAGTTGTTGAGGACAGCAACAGTTGTTGAGGACAGCATAAATCCAGAATTTGACTTTAATGTGTCTTAAGGGAAAATATAGaggtgaaaagagaaatttttttttttttttagttcaaaaCCAGGAAGGAGTTTCCTTGTGCcacagcaagatttttttcctcttgctgcaaTTACTGACATTAGTAACTGCTGTACAGtgataaaaagcagaatattggACTGGTCTGGTAGAGCTGTGGGTATGATACGCTACGCTTTGTAGAACTGCAGGATAGTATGATAGGACACCTGTTTTTTGTATCAAGTGTGACTTAATGTTTCTTCAAAACTAATCCTCATTcctggaggaagagaaatagcCACTTGCTGAGAGAAGAGAGTGCAAAGCTTAGGAATCCATGAGAGGAAAGCCCTGCACTTCTGTGTCTGTTCCCTGCTAAGCCCAATCTTGATCATGAATTATCCGAGGAGGTGTGCTCCCTAATGTATGGCATTTTTGCATGTTAACTATACGTATTCTTTCCTGTGGGAATAAAAGTTTTGCTGTAGTCCATTTTTCCTACCATTTTGAGGAAGCCTTTATTTCAGTCATCTCATGCTTTCCCAAAGGAAGATGCTTTTTCTGTGACTCATATAAGGgggtgttttttaattttgttaaaggaagcagaaaggttTGTATTTTGTCAGGCTGTTTTCAGAGGCAATAGTATCTTGGTGTAAATGGGTTCTTCTTATCCTTACTGATGTCTGTCCATTAAATTGCAGGATTTCATCAGGACACACAGGAGAATGAAAACTAGCACTGCACTGACTTAAGGTAAAGATACTGCAACCCTAATTGCTTTTTACTTGAATTACTGACTTGCCTGTGCTCACGCCTACCTGTATGCACTTAAAGGAACACCCACCATTTCACCCTCAAGGTGATTCCTCATTCCTGACTGTCCAAACAGATCTTACATCAAAAAGTGATTTTAGAGTGTTGGGGgatatttaaaagtttaatcTGCGTAGAGCTTTACATATTTTAGACAAATCTCACATATGTTTCATggattttgttgttggtttggtttttttttttgcctttgcaggAATTTTGTGGGTGTTATGTTCAGTTGTCAGCTACTGAAAAAACAATGTAATTTAGATATATTTGCTAATgtcttgtgtttttaaaaatagttaatcATGGTTACAAGCAAATGGCTGAAGATGATAGAGGGATcttcccaaaataattttaaaatgtttacagtgGCCTTTAGGCTAGTGCCTTTTCTCAGAGTTGTCCAACAGAGGTATCCAAGTGCCTTGCCAGAAGGCTGATTATTCATCCGAGAACATTCAAAGCCGGAAGTCTCATGAAAATCTCATGGAAGTCTCTTTAGCAGCTGACCCATTTCTGGAGACTTGGGGTGATTGGCGGGTTATGGGTTACGGacttggttttgtgttggtgtTGGTTTTAGGGGTAGTGGTGGGAGGTCCAGTTGGGGGTTGAAAGTTTGGGGTGGGGCCTGTTGAGGGTGTGGGCATATTTTTTGTTGGTATAGATTTTGGCAGGGGCGGAGCCGTTTTATTCTTGGGGGGTAGGACTGGCTTTGGTTGCGGGGTGGGGTTATTGTTGACGCTGTTTGTTGTGTTAGAGCTTGTGCGGGGCTTGTCACGCGGAGCTATTTGGGCGGTTTAAGGCGGGGGGGGGTGTCGGAGAATAGTTTACTGGAAGATGCCAGCTTTGGGAGTTGGAGATAGAGgtttaagtctttttttctgataaggCTCTAAGACAAACTCTAAGAAGGGAAGTCGTTTTCACTCTTTGGTTTACAACACCAGTGTTTTTCTAAACTATTAGAGTATTTTAGTAGTTGCGTCTTTTGTTCTCTAGGGTGCTTGAGCtgttaaaaatactgtaatggTTTTCTATGCCTAATTTTGCATCCTGGATACTATTTCAATATGATTTCTACATGACATGGGCACCCCAATTTGTCTTATTTTCAATGTTCACTTCATttcatatataaatattcaCGTCTTATATGAAAAGCGTTTACTTCAGTGTGAGGCAAAGAAGAGGCTCATCTTTTTGAGGAACACTGAGTAGCTCCACTCCTTAGTGAAACCGAGACTCTGGCATTAGGCAAATGGGTTTGCTGCCTTAATTCagatgaatcatagaataatggcttaggttggaagggaccttcaagatcatctactccaacgtccctgccatgggcagggacaccttcgTCTGGACAGGGTTTCTAAAATCCTCATCctacctggccttgaacacctcgaggaagggggcatccacacattctctgggcagtctgttgCAGAGTCTCACTACCTTTGTACTGATGAACCTCTTCCTAAAATccattcttcttcagtttaaaagcatttgccCTTGTCCTATTGGTGGACACTCTTATGagaagtccctctgcagccttcctgtaggttccctttaGATATTGGAAGGAAGCTCTTGGTCccccccagagtcttctcttcttcaggctgaacaatcccagctccctcagcctgtccttgtagcagaggtgctccagcccctggatcatctttgtggccctcctctggactccttgcaacagatctgtgtccttcctgtggtggggacaccagaagTGGATGCAGTATTCGAGGTGGGGTCtgacaagagcagagtagagggggagaagcaCCTCTCTCTATCTCCTGCCCACGCTCGTTTTGATGCATCCTAGGAGAGAGTTGGTCTTCTGAGCTGCATGAgtgcactgccagctcctgttgAGCTTCTTGTCATCCAACACCCCCAAggccttctcttcagggctactCTCATCCCCCTCTGTACCCAGCTTGGAACTGTGCCTGGGACTGGCCTTgtcattttgtgttttaataagCTGAAACCAGATGTGCACCATACAGGACGATTCTTTTCTCTCTAGAGCCATTTTAGGTAGGGCACATTTCACCTCCGTGAAGAGAATGTTTCATGAATTTTAGGAAATAGAAGTCAGGGGCATAGTGTGCACATTTAGTAGCATGTGTCTCTGAAATACAACGGTACTAGcgtatttttttttaacacctatcttttattgattttaattttgatcTATCCACTAATTATACTTGTTATTTCCTAAACTAACTATAGATAAAGTTATTACAAAGTTCTATCTAATTATCCACATCCCATGCGGAACCAGAGAACGAAGCGcttcttcctgttcttttcttttttcttttccttctgtttttgtAATGGTGATGTTTGGGCCGGAGGACTTAATTTCTCTGGATCCGATGGGTGACCAGGCTGTGTTTCATCAAACTCTTTGGCCTTCTGGTCAGCGTGGCTCATGTTTTCTCCTGTGGATGTTTCCTGCAGCGGAGCAGTAACCACAAGGTCTTGGGTGGTCACTGGGGAAGGCTGCTTTTTTGATCTCCTGCGCGCCCTTCTTCTCCGCTTCTTTTGAGTGCCTCCTGGCCCTAAGTTCATCGAATCCCCTGTGTGACAAGGCTGTGTTCCATCTgaccctttttccttttgctcagcGTGGGTCACGTTTTCCTTTGCTGAGGTTCTATGTTCTGTATCAGGAACCACGAGGTCTTCAGTGGTCCCTGgcaaaggctgcttttttgccttcctgCGTGGCCTTCTCCTACGCTTCTTCTCAGTGCCTTGTGGACTTAATTTGTCGGAGTCCTCCGTGTGACCAGGCTGTGTGAGAGATGGAGAATGGTGCATTGCTATCCATACCACCACCACTACTTTAGAGAAAGCCTTCCAGAAGATGAAAGAAGTTGTCAAGTAGACAGGAGAGCTCCAAGCTATGGAACTGAAGGATTGGCAAACTGAAACCGCTGCCATGGATCAccttccagctcaggaagctGGGACCAACAGGGTGGTGGGAATGGATTATAGAAATGGGGGCATTTGCATTGAGTGTCATGTTAGTTTGTAGCAGAATATGTAGAGGAATGGCCTGAGCATGCGTACACAGCCCCATGCTTGAGGCACTCAGGTGCTAAGTATGAGatgggaggcgtgagcttgtgtcaagcccacctgtgctAAGCCCCCCGCCCAGTTAGGGTTTGCCTcagctgcgcatgagcaggattgggggggccaataaaaggggaGCTTCCGAACACACGCTTGGCTCACTCtggagcagccaaaggaggaggtcagctgagtctggagcagaagcaccaaACGAGGCTAGCCAAGTCTAAAGGCAGCAAAACCGGAGCACTGACTGTGCCCCTTGGTGAGAACACCTCTTTGACTTCGGAGCACTGTACGCCAAGAAAGGTTTGCCTGCTTTAATTGGCCTTAAAATTGTCGTTGTGTTTATTTGATGTTTTGTAATGTGCTTTTTGAGTGCTGTCtcctcatcttttccttctgtctgttgtcctcatcttttccttctgtctgctATAAAAAATCACCGCAAAGGACAAGGGCACAGAGTGTTTGAGGCAGTGGGTGGTGTGAGAGACCCGTCCTCAGGAGGGGTATTCTGGGAAGTGGTGTGAAACACCAGTGTAAGCTGCCTGAACAGAGCCTCATGAGCATTCCTAAGGGATtgtgggagaggggggagacAGCAATAGGGGTCTGAGCTGTCCTTTCAGTCTGCTAAACATCTTGTGCATCTTGCTGCTAGATACCTAGTGCAAAAAGAGATCTATAAGCTATCTATATATAAGCTATCTATAAGATCTATAAGCTTCCAGCATCTCAAATCAGGGCATCTCCTTGAAATCCAGAAGAGAAACTTCTATGAGGATGGACACTGGGGAAAGGTTTTGTTCATAATGAAAACTCTTCAGTAAAGCATACAATTATAAGTTTTCCTCGAGCTATCTAGCAGGGCGTTCCTCACTTGTTAGTGTTAAAAATGGTATTGTTACCTGTACAGATTGGTGCTGATGCTGGCACTGAGAAGAGGTCTCCTGTAAAGAGTTCATCTGAGCCTTGTCGAATTGTTTTCTCACAGCTGCCAGGCCACCAGGCACAGTACAGAAGTTGGCTTTCTCTGAAGTCTAGAGTGGTAAAATAAGGCCAATTATATTACATTTGTGCTAGGAAGGTACTCCTATGGGGTGATtatatttttggggggaagtAGTTAATAGCAGTATAAGCTATAATGCGTATAAATTTCAAATGGAAACACGTGGAAGAACTTGGTTACGTCTGTAGACTCTTACAGGCGCCTTGCACTGATGTAGTCTACAAACCCTACTTATTTTAGCAGTATACATAAATTAACATCAGCGTTTAGAATGAATACAGTATTGAGTTATTTTTCCAAACATTGCCATCAAATACAAAACACCTCTGAAGTGTTAATATTAACTGCTGAATCTCACTGTACCATATTAGGACTACTACTTGTCAACCAAAAACGAGGACCTACAAATTATAAACTTCTTTGGGGATTTTGCAATCTAGAATTAAACCCTGGTTGCTAAACGCCCTGTGTGAGATAGCTGCTACTCTTGttgcatttccatttctgtcCAAGACAGTTTCTGAGGGCCCGGTGGTTGCCTTTGTAGTTTTAGGGATCAGCCATGTATTGCAGCTAAATAATACTCTGTCTTTGCAGGAATGACTCTGGCAGCCATAAGTACTG
The nucleotide sequence above comes from Heliangelus exortis chromosome 6, bHelExo1.hap1, whole genome shotgun sequence. Encoded proteins:
- the LOC139797239 gene encoding uncharacterized protein produces the protein MSSENDHSKISEAGSRKPLRGQPKESAPGTDNTPLDFQETISLKDRLDLYKAAVSKSESINSFADPGHTEDLEKLSPQGTEKKRRRRPRRKAKKQPLPGTTEDLVVPDTACGTSAKENVTHTEQKEKGSEGTQPCHTGDSMNLGPGGTQKKRRRRARRRSKKQPSPVTTQDLLVTAPLRETSTGENISHADQKAKELDETQPGHPSDPEKLSPPAQTSPLQKQKEKKKEKNRKKRFVLWFRMGCG